GGGGATTTTATTAATACATATCCTTTATATTTCTTTTGTAATTGCTGATAAGCATATTCTTGTGTGGATTTTGTATGTTCGTTTAATAACTTAGATAGTGGTACTACATCACCTGTTTTTACGTCAAAGTTAAATGTAGTACCCATTGTCATCCCGTGTGCCCCACCGGTATATGAATACTCATTATAAATAACACTCAATTTATCAAGATTATTGTATAGTACTTTATAAGTAAAAACATATTCATAAGGTCTCCAAGTCCCTTGGCTAGCATCCCATTTTGCCTTAGCTTCTTTCTCGTCTTCTAGTAGTTTTAAACGATTACTATTCGCTAAATCAGCACCTTGTTTTAAGATACTATTGACCTTTTGTTGTGCAGTTGAATTAGATGCTCCACTTATTTGTGGATACTTAATCGGGGCATCATTTAGTTTTTGTTCAATAATTTTAATATGTCTCGTTAATGAGTTTTCATTAAACCCGGCTTTCGTTTCCGCATTAACAAATTTAATAGTGCTCAAATTAATACTGCAAGTCATTATAATTAATATGAAATAATATAGAAACTTTTTCACTAGACTCCTCCTATTTTCTTTATCAAAAATAGTATGAGTATCTTTTAAACTATTTATGAACTATTTTATAAGAGTCTAGATTCTTATAATCAAACATCAAACAGCTAACTGTTCTCAACTCATTTTGTTAACTAGTTTAAATAAGTTCATTGCGATCTTAAAAATGTTTGGTTTCATCTTTTGACTATTCGAAAACACAATTACATATGTTTTCGAAACTGGATCGAATACATTCATACAATTAATTCCTGGAACTACCCCATGATTGTATAAATACTTTCCTTTATGATAAATTCCAAATGCATAATGATTTTGATACGGCTTAATAAATTGAGTAAAACTTTTACCCAAAATAAGTTTATTCGAAATAAGTGCTTCGTCCATTTTTTGTATTCCTGAAACCGTTGAATAAATATCTCCACAGCCTAATAAATAGTTAAAATTGGGGATTCGTAATTGCTTCGGATCATTTTTAGATTGAATTACTAAATAACCTAGTGCATGATTCCCTTTTTTATAAAAATCTTTACCTTGTCCAATTCCAGTTATTTTCGCTTTATCAAAAATATGTGTTTTTATATATTCTCCATAAGGAATTCCAGTTACTTTTTCAATAACGTAAGCAAGTAAAATATAATTTGTGTCATTGTAATCCCATTTGTTCAGCGGTTTAAAGTGAGCATTTGATTTAACTATTTCCTTTATTAAATTAGTAGATGAAATTGGATTAAATAACTCTTTTTGCTTCTTAATCCCTGAAGTATGTGAAATTAAATGAAATAATGATAATTTTGACCCATTTGGAAAATCCGGTATATATTTTGAAATCGGATCATTAAAAGAGATTTTGCCTTCTTCTTTTAATTGCATTAACATCGTTGATACAAAAAATTTAGAAATTGAGCCAACTGGATAATACGTATTTGGTGTGTTCTGTAACTGATTTTCGATATCCCGATAACCGTATCCCTTATTTAGGATATTTTCTCCATTCTTCCTAACAAGAACAACTCCGTTAAAATGAATTTGCTGTAAGTAGCGATCAATCTCTCCAGTATTTTTATTTTGACCCTTAGTAAAAGCAACTTTTTTCATAGTAGGGTAATGCGAAACTGTCACTTTTGAAGAGTTTTTATTCCAAATAAAACTACAAAATGGAGACATCATTAAAACAGTTAAGAAACTAGGAATCAAGAACAAATAAAATTTTTTCATCATTTACCGTCTCCCATTGAGCAGGGCTGAGAGGATTTTCCTATCTTCCCTGTTCCCCATTATTTTTGCAGTACCCCTATTTTTACTGTTCATTAGATAAAATCCAATCACCTTCTATTATAAGAATTAGCAAAAAAGTTCATTTCATTTACTTTATCCTAATTGTATTAACAATCTTGTCCATTAATCTTTAGATTTTGATTAGAAAAAATTTACTTAACCCTTAATAATTTATTATCTGCATTTAATTTTAAAAGGTGTTTGGTTAATTTTTCATCTTTTTTTCGGTGTTATAATACGTCTAGCTAAAAATTAAGAAAGGTGAAAACAAATGGGTAAAATCCATATTTTCCGTTCAAAGACTTTAAGATTTATATTTTATACTGCGTTTTATTTATCAATTTTACTTGCACTACTCTACTTATATGGATTTAAAGATTCATTTACAGGGACCTTTATATATAACGATTTTTAGGACGTGAACTGATGAAATCAATTATTGAACAAATAGATTATTGGGCAATTAACACCCCAGACACTATCGCTTTTCAAAATAGTGATTATTCGTTAACATATAAAACTTTAAAGCAACAATCAGATGCGATTGCTAGCTGGATGATTAAAAATAATTTTACAAATAAGCCTATTATTGTGTATGGACATATGCAGGCAGGAATGATTTCCATTTTCTTAGGAAGTGTAAAAGCAGGTTGTGCTTATATTCCGGTTGATGAGTCTATTCCTTTTGAAAGACTCAAAAAAATGATTACGAATTCTGGTGCATCTTTATTAATTACACCAAAAGATATTACTTTAGAGTTTGAATCCATTAATACCATAAATTATGGTGAACTACAGAAGATTATTGATTCTACAAACCTAGTCAAATCTTTAACTGATTTCAATGTTAAAGACGATGAAACATTTTATATTATCTATACTTCTGGCAGTACTGGAGATCCAAAAGGCGTACAAATTACTGAAAGAAACTTACGTAGTTTTACCAGTTGGATATTGAAGGATTTTAATATACACAATGGACAACGCTTTTTGAACCAAGCTCCTTTCTCTTTTGATTTATCAGTAATGGATTTATATCCATCATTATTATCCGGTGGCACACTCATTGCTGTTGAAAAATCTTTGGTTGAGCGACCAAAATCACTATTCGATTATTTAATGGCAAGTGATATTGAGGTTTGGACTTCTACACCTTCATTTATAGAGATGTGTATGATGAATCCAAATTTCAGCGAATTGTTACTACCTAACTTAAAGACTTTTCTTTTCTGTGGTGAAGTACTATCGAATAATACTGCTAAACAGCTTTTATCTAGATTTCCTAAAGCAGAAATTTATAATACTTACGGTCCAACAGAAGCGACAGTTGCTGTAACATTCGTACAGATTACTGAGGAAGTCATAAATCAATACGCCCCATTACCGATTGGTAGGCCGAAAGACGATACAATCATTTACATTATGGATGAATTGGGGAACCCACTTCCAGATGGTGAAACAGGGGAAATTATTATAGCTGGTCCAAGCGTTAGTAAAGGGTATCTTAATAATCAGTTAAAAACTGATGCAGCCTACTATCAAATAAGTGGCATGCAGGCCTATAAAACAGGTGATTCTGGTTACTTTGATCACGGACTATTGTTCTATAAAGGTAGGATCGATTTCCAAGTAAAGCTACATGGATATCGAATTGAAATTGAGGACATTGAAAATAACATTAGAAGATTACCATTAGTTCATTCTGCAGTTATTTTACCAGAGATGAAGGATGGTAAGTGTATAGATCTACATTGCTTAGTAGTCGTTAAAGAACATGATTTCGAAAAGGAATATCATTTAACACGATTTTTAAAACAAGAATTAAATAAATATATGCCGACTTATATGATTCCAAGAAAATTTAGTTATTTACAAACTTTACCAATGACAACGAACGGTAAAGTGGATCGAAAAAAATTATTGGAGCAAACTTACCAATGATTCCATACAGTAGTTTTACGTTTTTCGGTATTTTATTTGTTCTGCTAATCCCAGCAGTCATATTAGGGTTTTTAGGAAGAAGATCAACTACCTACACAACATTTCTTTCGTTTGTGTTTTTATTAGTAGTCTTTTCCTCTTCTAAAATACAAACCTTTTATTTAGTTGCTTATATAATTTGGGTAGTTAGTTTAATAAAAGGTTATAGTGTTTATCGGAAGAATGCAAACCATTCAACTGTTTATTATGTAAGTGTTTTTCTATCAATTTTACCTTTATTGATTGTAAAGGTTTCACCGATTTATGAAAGTACTACACTTGTAGGCTTTTTAG
This genomic interval from Gottfriedia acidiceleris contains the following:
- a CDS encoding serine hydrolase domain-containing protein, translated to MMKKFYLFLIPSFLTVLMMSPFCSFIWNKNSSKVTVSHYPTMKKVAFTKGQNKNTGEIDRYLQQIHFNGVVLVRKNGENILNKGYGYRDIENQLQNTPNTYYPVGSISKFFVSTMLMQLKEEGKISFNDPISKYIPDFPNGSKLSLFHLISHTSGIKKQKELFNPISSTNLIKEIVKSNAHFKPLNKWDYNDTNYILLAYVIEKVTGIPYGEYIKTHIFDKAKITGIGQGKDFYKKGNHALGYLVIQSKNDPKQLRIPNFNYLLGCGDIYSTVSGIQKMDEALISNKLILGKSFTQFIKPYQNHYAFGIYHKGKYLYNHGVVPGINCMNVFDPVSKTYVIVFSNSQKMKPNIFKIAMNLFKLVNKMS
- the dltA gene encoding D-alanine--poly(phosphoribitol) ligase subunit DltA yields the protein MKSIIEQIDYWAINTPDTIAFQNSDYSLTYKTLKQQSDAIASWMIKNNFTNKPIIVYGHMQAGMISIFLGSVKAGCAYIPVDESIPFERLKKMITNSGASLLITPKDITLEFESINTINYGELQKIIDSTNLVKSLTDFNVKDDETFYIIYTSGSTGDPKGVQITERNLRSFTSWILKDFNIHNGQRFLNQAPFSFDLSVMDLYPSLLSGGTLIAVEKSLVERPKSLFDYLMASDIEVWTSTPSFIEMCMMNPNFSELLLPNLKTFLFCGEVLSNNTAKQLLSRFPKAEIYNTYGPTEATVAVTFVQITEEVINQYAPLPIGRPKDDTIIYIMDELGNPLPDGETGEIIIAGPSVSKGYLNNQLKTDAAYYQISGMQAYKTGDSGYFDHGLLFYKGRIDFQVKLHGYRIEIEDIENNIRRLPLVHSAVILPEMKDGKCIDLHCLVVVKEHDFEKEYHLTRFLKQELNKYMPTYMIPRKFSYLQTLPMTTNGKVDRKKLLEQTYQ
- the dltX gene encoding teichoic acid D-Ala incorporation-associated protein DltX — encoded protein: MGKIHIFRSKTLRFIFYTAFYLSILLALLYLYGFKDSFTGTFIYNDF
- a CDS encoding DUF3298 and DUF4163 domain-containing protein, with translation MKKFLYYFILIIMTCSINLSTIKFVNAETKAGFNENSLTRHIKIIEQKLNDAPIKYPQISGASNSTAQQKVNSILKQGADLANSNRLKLLEDEKEAKAKWDASQGTWRPYEYVFTYKVLYNNLDKLSVIYNEYSYTGGAHGMTMGTTFNFDVKTGDVVPLSKLLNEHTKSTQEYAYQQLQKKYKGYVLIKSPNEIDLSDKNRLWAFDHAGIKLIFKEYEVAAYAAGMPEVFIPVQVYQ